One genomic region from Thermomicrobium sp. 4228-Ro encodes:
- the upp gene encoding uracil phosphoribosyltransferase, translated as MAEQLVHPTPMRGVPQPRREDVLGQPRLTVLGHPVVTALLTVARDERTPPAEFERVLHELTRFLLYEALRAEPLETFRVPSPTGEEADGGAIRAGLAVLAILRAGLGMLAPVRQLIPAAPIYLVGARRDEETLRSTIYYKKLPGRFDVLRHVVIVDPMLATGGSAVATVQLLRQTYDGPISFLGIIGAPYGVQHLLDADPDVRIYLAALDERLDDRGFIVPGLGDAGDRLFGTH; from the coding sequence ATGGCTGAGCAGCTCGTTCACCCGACACCGATGCGTGGCGTGCCGCAGCCGAGGCGCGAGGACGTGCTCGGACAACCACGCCTCACCGTTCTCGGCCATCCTGTGGTGACGGCACTCTTGACGGTCGCCCGGGACGAGCGGACGCCGCCGGCCGAGTTCGAGCGCGTCCTCCACGAGCTGACGCGCTTTTTGCTCTATGAAGCACTGCGTGCCGAACCGCTGGAAACGTTCCGCGTCCCCTCGCCGACCGGTGAGGAAGCGGATGGCGGCGCGATCCGCGCCGGGCTGGCGGTACTAGCGATCCTGCGGGCAGGGCTCGGGATGCTCGCACCGGTGCGGCAACTCATCCCGGCAGCACCGATCTATCTCGTGGGTGCGCGGCGTGACGAGGAGACACTGCGCTCGACCATCTACTACAAGAAGCTCCCCGGCCGCTTCGACGTGCTGCGCCACGTGGTGATCGTCGACCCGATGCTGGCGACCGGCGGCTCGGCAGTGGCGACAGTGCAACTCCTGCGGCAGACCTACGACGGGCCGATCTCGTTCCTCGGCATCATCGGTGCACCGTACGGGGTCCAGCACTTGCTCGATGCCGACCCGGACGTCCGCATCTACCTGGCAGCGCTCGACGAGCGGCTGGACGACCGTGGCTTCATCGTGCCGGGGCTGGGTGATGCTGGCGACCGGCTCTTCGGTACGCACTGA
- a CDS encoding S8 family peptidase: protein MIRNGQRERARRTPVARLLVWVVLLLVAASPLGNPGPTRAEPAARAAPSALDWAVAIDPLRCPVERASGLYAACLARVPADQEPIAPDGTWWRLRFADRARAAEWVARLLQSPGVRYLEPAVQLTYQWMPSEPLVAQQSWLTVSGFPRAWDDTIGRADVVVAVIDSGVAASHPDLAGKLLPGYDYLHRDDDPDDEAGHGTAVAGIIAAAVNGQGIAGGAPGVRLLPLKVGDQIGASSFLIAEAVYGAMERGAQVINLSLGADTPSAALEHAIEQAYEQGIVVVAAAGNSPDAVTFPASYPEVIAVGGATADGKRLASFTSRLTRVDLVAPAENVLTTSWDGQEPGWQPRTGTSFAAPIVSAAAALVRSVAPDSSVEWVRQALRETAQPLDPPGQPGAGSGLLSASGAVERAVVRRFAQAWQRADLPVAAGQATRSWVWGPSAFALGREPYQETRAGTRAVAYFDKARLELTDPDRPPSDPWAVTSGLLAKELSTGLMQVGDATFVRLQPATVPVAGDPDDPTGPTYATLATVLAAPPLDEGEPVVQTIDRAGRIGSEERLAQYGVRAGPLVPETGHRIASVFWDFLQRRDTVYADGAFQTDQLFSPLFAVTGFPITEAYWTRAKVGGVERDVLVQCFERRCLTYTPDNPPGWRVEFGNVGQHYYRWRYGRLPDRPPASDPAAMAPVDGSGHH, encoded by the coding sequence GTGATACGAAACGGCCAGCGGGAACGAGCCAGGCGAACGCCGGTGGCCAGGCTCCTGGTGTGGGTCGTGCTTCTCCTCGTTGCAGCGAGCCCGCTCGGCAACCCGGGGCCGACCAGGGCAGAACCCGCTGCACGCGCCGCACCGTCCGCACTCGACTGGGCAGTCGCGATCGACCCGCTCCGATGTCCGGTCGAGCGCGCCAGTGGACTGTATGCCGCGTGCCTGGCGCGCGTACCGGCCGACCAGGAGCCGATCGCACCGGACGGCACGTGGTGGCGCCTGCGCTTTGCCGACCGAGCTCGCGCGGCCGAGTGGGTGGCACGGCTGCTCCAGTCACCCGGCGTGCGGTACCTCGAGCCGGCTGTCCAGTTGACCTACCAGTGGATGCCGAGCGAACCGCTCGTCGCGCAGCAGAGCTGGCTCACGGTCAGCGGTTTCCCACGTGCCTGGGACGACACGATCGGCCGCGCGGACGTCGTGGTGGCGGTGATCGATTCCGGCGTCGCAGCGTCCCATCCCGACCTGGCTGGGAAGCTGCTTCCGGGATACGACTACCTGCACCGTGACGATGATCCGGACGACGAGGCCGGGCACGGGACGGCGGTGGCGGGGATCATCGCTGCGGCCGTGAACGGTCAGGGTATCGCCGGTGGCGCACCGGGCGTGCGCCTCCTGCCGCTCAAGGTCGGCGACCAGATCGGCGCCAGCTCCTTCCTGATCGCCGAGGCCGTGTACGGTGCGATGGAACGCGGAGCGCAGGTCATCAACCTGAGCCTCGGTGCCGATACACCGAGCGCTGCGCTCGAGCACGCGATCGAGCAAGCATACGAGCAGGGGATCGTCGTGGTCGCAGCAGCCGGCAACTCGCCGGACGCGGTCACCTTCCCGGCCAGCTACCCGGAGGTGATCGCGGTCGGAGGCGCGACGGCGGACGGCAAGCGGCTGGCGAGCTTCACGTCGCGCTTGACGCGCGTGGACCTCGTCGCACCGGCCGAGAACGTGCTGACGACCAGCTGGGACGGCCAGGAACCCGGCTGGCAGCCACGCACCGGCACCTCGTTCGCCGCACCGATCGTCAGTGCGGCCGCAGCCCTGGTCCGCTCGGTCGCGCCGGACAGCAGCGTCGAGTGGGTGCGCCAGGCGCTGCGCGAAACCGCCCAGCCGCTCGACCCGCCCGGTCAACCGGGCGCTGGGAGCGGGCTGCTCTCGGCGAGCGGAGCGGTCGAGCGCGCGGTGGTGCGCCGCTTCGCCCAGGCCTGGCAACGGGCCGACCTCCCAGTGGCAGCCGGGCAGGCGACCCGCTCGTGGGTGTGGGGCCCCAGCGCCTTCGCGCTCGGCCGCGAGCCGTACCAGGAGACGCGCGCCGGAACGCGCGCGGTCGCCTACTTCGACAAGGCGCGGCTCGAGCTCACCGACCCTGACCGACCGCCGAGCGATCCCTGGGCGGTGACGTCGGGACTCCTGGCGAAAGAACTCAGCACCGGCCTCATGCAGGTCGGCGACGCGACCTTCGTGCGCCTCCAGCCGGCGACCGTGCCGGTCGCCGGTGATCCCGACGACCCGACGGGACCGACCTACGCCACCCTGGCGACGGTACTGGCCGCACCGCCGCTCGACGAGGGCGAGCCAGTCGTGCAGACGATCGACCGGGCAGGACGGATCGGGAGCGAGGAGCGCCTGGCCCAGTACGGCGTGCGCGCCGGTCCGCTCGTACCGGAAACCGGGCACCGGATCGCCTCGGTGTTCTGGGACTTCCTCCAACGCCGGGACACCGTCTATGCGGACGGAGCGTTCCAGACCGACCAGTTGTTCTCGCCACTCTTCGCCGTCACCGGCTTCCCGATCACCGAGGCGTACTGGACGCGCGCCAAGGTCGGCGGAGTCGAGCGAGACGTCCTCGTGCAGTGCTTCGAGCGTCGTTGCCTCACCTACACGCCGGACAACCCACCCGGCTGGCGCGTCGAGTTCGGCAACGTCGGACAGCACTACTATCGCTGGCGGTACGGCAGGCTTCCCGACCGGCCACCAGCCAGCGACCCCGCGGCGATGGCGCCGGTGGACGGTAGCGGACACCACTGA
- a CDS encoding MFS transporter: MRPGTSAPAGSAASGGAPNWQRTLAALWLAQTLTIIGFSLRTPFLPFFIAELGARDLRSQVLWAGAINAGGAAVMAITAPLWGALADRYGRKLMVLRAMAAGSLTIGLMALATSPWQLFVLRLIEGGFTGTVTASTTLAASTVPKERLGFGLGLMQMAVFSGSAIGPLIGGVLADQIGYRATFALAGSLLLVSALLVFFLVEERFEPPPRRTGQRAAGSETWRLLLAPALLGIVVSLFALRAASMALQPIVPLLVEQLARGSQAVNSLAGLAMGVSGVTSAVASVGLGRLSDRIGQRPLLVASGALAAATFLPLGLTTQVWQVIVLQALFGIASGGMLPTANALVARLTPEERRGTVYGFTTTASSLGAFVGPLVGTALAAALGLHAPFLAIGLALAATVAWVSRALPPVEPGERATALETGRD; encoded by the coding sequence GTGCGACCAGGCACGAGCGCGCCAGCAGGGAGCGCGGCATCAGGCGGTGCCCCGAACTGGCAGCGGACACTCGCGGCACTCTGGCTCGCGCAAACGCTGACGATCATCGGGTTCAGCCTGCGGACACCCTTCCTACCGTTCTTCATCGCCGAACTCGGTGCGCGCGATCTCCGATCGCAGGTCCTCTGGGCCGGGGCGATCAATGCCGGGGGCGCCGCGGTGATGGCGATCACCGCGCCGCTGTGGGGCGCGCTGGCCGACCGCTACGGCCGCAAGCTGATGGTCCTGCGGGCGATGGCAGCTGGGTCGCTCACGATCGGCCTGATGGCACTGGCCACGAGCCCGTGGCAGCTCTTCGTCCTGCGGCTCATCGAGGGAGGCTTCACCGGCACGGTCACCGCGTCGACGACGCTGGCCGCCTCGACCGTCCCGAAGGAGCGGCTCGGCTTCGGACTGGGCCTGATGCAGATGGCCGTCTTCTCGGGATCAGCGATCGGCCCACTGATCGGTGGGGTGCTGGCCGACCAGATCGGCTACCGGGCGACCTTCGCCCTGGCCGGGAGCCTCCTCCTCGTCTCGGCACTGCTCGTCTTCTTCCTCGTCGAAGAGCGGTTCGAGCCGCCACCCCGGCGCACCGGCCAGCGCGCGGCGGGCAGCGAGACCTGGCGGCTGTTGCTGGCACCAGCACTGCTCGGGATCGTCGTCAGCCTGTTCGCCTTGCGGGCAGCCAGCATGGCGCTGCAACCGATCGTCCCGCTCCTCGTCGAGCAGCTGGCGCGCGGTTCGCAAGCCGTCAACTCCCTGGCTGGGCTGGCGATGGGGGTGAGCGGCGTCACCAGCGCGGTCGCGTCGGTCGGGCTCGGTCGGCTGAGCGACCGGATCGGCCAGCGACCGTTGCTGGTCGCGAGCGGCGCGCTGGCGGCGGCGACGTTCCTGCCGCTCGGCCTGACGACCCAGGTCTGGCAGGTCATCGTGCTGCAGGCACTCTTCGGTATCGCTTCCGGCGGCATGCTACCGACCGCGAACGCCCTGGTCGCGCGCCTGACACCCGAAGAGCGGCGGGGGACCGTCTACGGGTTCACGACGACCGCCTCGTCGCTGGGAGCTTTCGTGGGCCCCTTGGTCGGCACGGCGCTCGCGGCCGCGCTGGGGCTCCACGCGCCGTTCCTCGCGATCGGGCTGGCGCTGGCGGCGACGGTCGCCTGGGTCAGCCGAGCACTGCCGCCGGTCGAACCAGGCGAGCGTGCGACTGCGCTGGAGACCGGCCGCGACTGA
- a CDS encoding DNA-binding response regulator: MARILLVPDDALGWQDLAAQLARCPGITAVQLAGNPATAAQLGVTWQPDLVLLGAGLLREQLDPGLRGLVQRAPSVLLAHALPAQLLAALLDAGLPLRGVLTWVDLDRAAVPAVAALLTQSPLPVAGPTAAAQLAALWREQVGRPRLSPVEQRLLPLLAEWDLTYAAIAARMGVTPATVKARVRRLALELGVPAGRGPVVEAARQRGLLPP; the protein is encoded by the coding sequence ATGGCGCGTATCCTGCTCGTCCCGGACGACGCGCTCGGCTGGCAGGACCTGGCTGCCCAGCTGGCCCGCTGCCCGGGAATCACGGCCGTCCAGCTGGCCGGCAACCCTGCCACCGCCGCGCAGCTCGGCGTCACCTGGCAGCCCGACCTGGTCCTCCTCGGGGCCGGTCTCCTGCGCGAGCAGCTCGACCCAGGGCTGAGAGGGCTGGTCCAGCGGGCTCCGAGCGTGCTCCTGGCCCACGCACTTCCCGCCCAGCTCCTCGCGGCGCTGCTCGACGCGGGGTTGCCCCTGCGTGGCGTCCTCACCTGGGTCGATCTCGACCGGGCAGCGGTGCCCGCGGTGGCCGCGCTCCTGACGCAGAGCCCGCTCCCGGTCGCCGGGCCGACAGCGGCTGCCCAGCTGGCCGCGCTGTGGCGGGAGCAGGTGGGGCGTCCGCGGCTCAGTCCGGTGGAGCAGCGGCTCCTGCCGCTCCTGGCCGAGTGGGACCTCACCTACGCAGCGATCGCTGCCCGGATGGGAGTGACACCGGCGACGGTCAAGGCGCGGGTGCGGCGGCTCGCCCTCGAGCTCGGTGTCCCCGCGGGACGGGGTCCAGTGGTCGAGGCAGCCCGCCAGCGCGGCTTGCTCCCACCCTGA
- a CDS encoding Tat (twin-arginine translocation) pathway signal sequence domain-containing protein has translation MHLQWILASDGACGRCRAIAERVVALGGGRLAARSLRDPAVAAWRERALGPEAPWEPVLLAVAGDRLQAYTGRRLVLQLVRLLGVRRGLALASELRALAPPAGAGPALTRRRVLGRLAGLGTALGLLASGKLAVPGGAHARGQDGGRPWWAVEPIKTSVLDPAAREKLLAEFVAGPDLPAVLGAAELAAVQAAEHRLADGRTLWAAALALPDDQVLAYYVDDAGQKIVLHYRIVTHGVRPQLAPVTPTGGVQRASTLPERELLAQRTCSPPLIPCSCCCGNLDLFELLTCCGLGCYGICRSRWWIACAACILVLCPACLWRACRAGWPCTCCCAEPGT, from the coding sequence GTGCATCTGCAGTGGATACTGGCCTCCGACGGAGCCTGCGGGCGCTGCCGCGCCATCGCCGAGCGGGTCGTGGCGTTGGGCGGTGGACGGCTCGCAGCGCGGAGCCTGCGCGACCCAGCGGTCGCTGCCTGGCGCGAGCGGGCACTGGGGCCGGAGGCGCCCTGGGAGCCGGTGCTGCTCGCGGTCGCTGGTGACCGCCTACAGGCGTACACCGGGCGGCGGCTCGTGCTCCAGCTGGTGCGGCTGCTCGGGGTGCGGCGGGGGCTGGCGCTGGCGAGCGAACTGCGGGCGCTCGCGCCGCCGGCCGGAGCGGGTCCGGCGCTCACCCGGCGGCGGGTACTCGGGCGCTTGGCTGGACTCGGCACCGCGCTCGGGCTCCTGGCGAGCGGCAAGCTGGCGGTGCCGGGCGGGGCGCACGCCCGGGGGCAGGACGGTGGGCGGCCCTGGTGGGCGGTGGAGCCGATAAAGACGAGCGTGCTCGATCCGGCAGCCAGGGAGAAACTCCTGGCGGAGTTCGTGGCCGGGCCTGACCTTCCGGCGGTGCTCGGTGCGGCAGAGCTTGCCGCGGTGCAGGCGGCCGAGCACCGGCTGGCCGACGGGCGGACGCTGTGGGCGGCAGCTCTGGCACTGCCCGATGACCAGGTACTGGCCTACTACGTGGATGACGCTGGCCAGAAGATCGTGCTGCACTATCGTATAGTGACGCACGGTGTTCGGCCCCAGCTCGCGCCCGTGACTCCGACCGGCGGCGTACAGCGTGCGTCAACACTCCCCGAAAGAGAGCTCCTGGCTCAACGAACGTGTTCTCCTCCTCTCATTCCTTGTTCATGCTGCTGCGGCAATCTCGATCTCTTCGAGTTGCTTACGTGTTGCGGCTTGGGGTGCTATGGGATCTGCAGGTCACGCTGGTGGATCGCCTGTGCTGCGTGTATTCTCGTTCTATGCCCCGCATGCCTCTGGCGCGCGTGCCGAGCTGGCTGGCCCTGCACCTGTTGCTGTGCGGAGCCGGGAACATGA